A DNA window from Canis lupus familiaris isolate Mischka breed German Shepherd chromosome 10, alternate assembly UU_Cfam_GSD_1.0, whole genome shotgun sequence contains the following coding sequences:
- the TNFRSF13C gene encoding tumor necrosis factor receptor superfamily member 13C isoform X1, with amino-acid sequence MVEWLNGGTTGRKRRCGVRGLASGPTPAGRRVGRGPVGGGPSRFPPLGAEARLSPPRASAGHGSMGSDRRGARGPRGRGARGRDGPVPTRCVQAECFDPLVRNCVACKLLRTPEPRPAAGPSSLAPGTALQPQESVGPGAAAEAEAALPLPALLFGAPALLGLALALVLLGLLGWRWRRRLRAAAPPGAPDPRPRPHPRETLDNVIIVPPGPLDATAPVWPPAGEDPANTPPAHSVPVPATELGSTELVTTKTAGPEQQ; translated from the exons ATGGTTGAGTGGTTGAATGGAGGAACCACAGGTAGAAAGAGAAGGTGTGGGGTGCGGGGCCTTGCGAGTGGTCCCACCCCAGCAGGCAggagggtggggcggggcccAGTGGGTGGCGGCCCCTCCCGGTTTCCTCCTCTGGGAGCCGAAGCCAGGCTCAGTCCCCCGCGAGCGAGCGCTGGGCACGGCAGCATGGGCAGCGACAGGAGAGGCGCGCGGGGCCCGCGGGGCAGGGGCGCGCGGGGCAGGGACGGGCCGGTCCCCACGCGCTGCGTCCAGGCCGAGTGCTTTGACCCTCTGGTCCGAAACTGCGTGGCCTGCAAGCTGCTCCGGACGCCAGAACCCAGACCGG CAGCCGGGCCCAGCAGCCTGGCGCCCGGGACGGCGCTGCAGCCGCAGGAGTCGGTGGGCCCGGGGGCCGCCGCGGAGGCCGAGGCCGCGCTGCCGCTGCCCGCGCTGCTCTTCGGCGCCCCCGCGCTGCTGGGCCTGGCGCTGGCCCTcgtgctgctggggctgctgggctggaggtggcggcggcggctgcgcgCGGCGGCTCCCCCGGGGGCCCCGgacccgcgcccgcgcccgcaccCGCGCG AGACCCTGGACAATGTCATCATCGTCCCCCCGGGGCCCCTTGATGCGACAGCTCCCGTGTGGCCTCCGGCCGGAGAAGACCCAGCCAACACCCCGCCTGCCCACAGCGTCCCTGTGCCAGCCACAGAGCTGGGCTCCACCGAGCTGGTGACCACCAAGACAGCCGGGCCTGAGCAACAGTAG